In Dermacentor variabilis isolate Ectoservices chromosome 7, ASM5094787v1, whole genome shotgun sequence, a genomic segment contains:
- the LOC142588057 gene encoding uncharacterized protein LOC142588057 encodes MFSASKDLSAPGRGAAQASASSNDYRVVLPRLPTGKLVVDSVFLHADLSGRPYRAQDFRDALRNVIDLKEISSIGQFQMSHVWMVTCKSGMTKSKLVACGELSVKGRRCVVIDPEPTEVKMKLLWLPERLEDDNIRDALQAYGKVKSISAESWRVSEMEQMRTLNRDVVLTLADGVSVGDVPHLLPVCGVQSLVLIPGRPPLCLRCNKVGHIRRNCRTPLCETCRRFGHTAEECVVTYADKLRHRTKPPDESLQEHLMDITEVLDATGDVPSSAETRCVSKAPLPVKDSHNGIAELPVKKESSEENNDQPKQQPKGAPATTEPAAAQQANGGAGDDSSDAPKHLDTCAEPAEDRRREVFGLYRLLKLQHSEFLLDCINSGD; translated from the coding sequence ATGTTCTCCGCTTCAAAGGATTTATCGGCCCCTGGCCGAGGTGCTGCTCAGGCTTCAGCCAGCAGCAATGACTACCGTGTTGTGTTACCCCGTCTTCCTACCGGTaagctggttgtggactccgttttcctgcatgctgacttaagtggtcgaccgtacagagcccaagacttcagagacgcccttcgGAACGTTATTGACCTGAAGGAAATAAGTTCTATCGGAcaatttcagatgtcgcacgtGTGGATGGTGACGTGCAAATCAGGGATGACAAAATCAAAGCTAGTCGCATGCGGGGAATTATCCGTAAAAGGTAGACGCTGCGTCGTCATTGATCCTGAGCCCACGGaagttaaaatgaagcttttgtgGCTTCCTGAGCGTTTGGAAGATGACAACATTCGAGATGCGCTCCAGGCTTACGGGAAAGTCAAGTCTAtatcagcagaaagctggagaGTATCGGAGATGGAACAAATGCGTACGCTAAATCGGGACGTGGTGTTGACTCTTGCCGATGGAGTGAGCGTGGGGGACGTTCCACATCTACTACCTGTTTGTGGAGTGCAGAGTCTCGTATTAATTCCAGGCCGGCCCCCACTTTGTCTGCGCTGTAACAAGGTGGGGCACATTCGTCGAAACTGCCGAACCCCACTTTGTGAAACCTGCCGGCGCTTTGGTCACACAGCTGAAGAATGTGTCGTAACATACGCCGATAAGTTACGACACAGAACAAAGCCTCCGGAtgaaagcttgcaagaacaccTAATGGACATTACGGAGGTTCTTGACGCGACGGGAGACGTTCCCTCTTCCGCGGAGACCCGCTGTGTCAGTAAGGCCCCTCTGCCTGTTAAAGACAGTCACAATGGCATCGCAGAACTGCccgtgaaaaaagaaagtagcgAAGAGAACAATGACCAACCGAAGCAACAACCCAAAGGAGCACCCGCTACCACGGAGCCAGCGGCTGCCCAGCAAGCGAATGGAGGAGCCGGAGATGACTCATCTGATGCACCCAAGCATCTCGATACGTGCGCTGAGCCGGCAGAGGACAGACGAA